The Endozoicomonas sp. 4G DNA segment GGTGAGGGTGAAACCTGTGATCAGGTTGTTTTTATTATAAAACGATGGCCGTTTAATAAGTTTGTCAGGCCATACGCTCCTTAAGAAAGTCCGAAATTTCACTGAGTGCCACGTCTTCGCGATCCGCTGCCCTGCGGTATTTGTATTCTACCTGACCGTTCGCGAGACCTCTGTCACTGAGGACCACCCGGTGAGGAATGCCGATCAGTTCCATGTCGGCAAACTTGACGCCCGGACTGGCCTTGCGATCATCCAGCAGGACTTCGTAGCCTGCTTCAGTCAGTTCCCTGTAGAGGTTTTCGGCGGCTTCACGGACGGCTTCAGACTTCTCAATCTTCAGGCCGACAATGGCAATCTGGAAAGGCGCAATGCTTTCGGGCCAGATGATGCCGCGGTCATCGTGATTTTGTTCGATAGCGGCAGCAACGACACGGGAAACCCCCAGGCCATAGCAACCCATCGCCATCGTCACGGCTTTGCCGTTTTCATCCAGAACAGTCGCGTTCATGGCTTCAGAGTATTTGGTGCCCAGTTGGAAAATATGGCCGACTTCAATGCCGCGTTTGATTTCCAGTGTGCCCTTACCGCAGGGGCTGGGGTCACCTTCGACGATGTTTCTTAAATCGGCGATGCGGTTGAAGGAAGCGTCCCTCTCCCAGTTGATACCAAAATGATGTTTGCCATCGATGTTGGCGCCTGCGCCAAAATCAGACATCAGGGCAACCGTGCGATCAACAATGCATGGGATTTTGATGCCAACCGGGCCCAGTGAGCCGGGTCCGGCTCCCATGATGGACTTGATCTCATCCTCTGTTGCAAAGCGCAGGGGGGTTGCAACGTCAGGCAGTTTTTCTGCTTTTATTTCATTCAGCTCGTGATCACCACGAATCATCAGGGCAACGAAGTCGGCTTCTGCTTCTTCGTCCGCTGCAACAATCAGAGTCTTGACCGTTTTCTCTATGGGTAGCTCGAATTGGTCAACCAGATCGGCGATGGTTTTTGCTTCAGGAGTGTCGACCAGACGCATTTCTTCAGATGGGGTGGCTCTCTCATGGGCAGGTGCCAGGGCTTCTGCTTTTTCAATGTTGGCTGCGTAGTCACTCTGGTTGCTGAAGACAATGGCGTCTTCTCCGGAGTCTGCCAGAACATGAATTTCGTGTGAGGCGCTACCACCGATGGAGCCCGTATCTGCTTCTACTGCTCTGAAATTCAGCCCCAGACGGGTAAATATGCGGTGGTAGGTGTCGTGCATATTTTCGTATTCACGAGCGAGGCATTGGTCACTGCTATGGAATGAATAGGCATCTTTCATAATAAACTCACGACCCCGCATCAGACCAAAACGGGGGCGGATTTCATCACGGAATTTGGTTTGGATCTGGAACAAATTGATGGGCAGCTGTTTGTAGCTGCTGAGGGTGTCGCGAACCATGTCGGTGATGACTTCTTCATGAGTCGGACCAATGACGAAGTCGCGTTGATGGCGGTCTTTGAATCTGAGCAGTTCGGGACCAAACTGATCCCAGCGGCCAGTTTCCTGCCAGAGTTCAGCCGGTTGTACGGCTGGCAGCAGGACTTCCTGTGCGCCAGAGCGGTTCATTTCTTCACGAACAATGTTTTCTACCTTCTGGAGAACCCGCAGACCCATGGGCATCCAGCTGTAGAGGCCGGACGCCAGTTTGCGGATCATGCCTGCCCGTAGCATCAGCTGGTGGCTTATAACGACGGCATCAGAAGGTGTTTCCTTGAGGGTAGAGATCAAGGATTGGCTAGTACGCATGTGCTCAGTTATCCGATTATGAAAACGCAAAGGAGGGTATCTTACTATGGTTGTGCAGAAGCGTCATGACGCTGAGTGAATCAAAGTCGAATTTCACCAGCAGGTTGGCTATAGTGCTGCGAATTTATTACTGG contains these protein-coding regions:
- a CDS encoding proline--tRNA ligase yields the protein MRTSQSLISTLKETPSDAVVISHQLMLRAGMIRKLASGLYSWMPMGLRVLQKVENIVREEMNRSGAQEVLLPAVQPAELWQETGRWDQFGPELLRFKDRHQRDFVIGPTHEEVITDMVRDTLSSYKQLPINLFQIQTKFRDEIRPRFGLMRGREFIMKDAYSFHSSDQCLAREYENMHDTYHRIFTRLGLNFRAVEADTGSIGGSASHEIHVLADSGEDAIVFSNQSDYAANIEKAEALAPAHERATPSEEMRLVDTPEAKTIADLVDQFELPIEKTVKTLIVAADEEAEADFVALMIRGDHELNEIKAEKLPDVATPLRFATEDEIKSIMGAGPGSLGPVGIKIPCIVDRTVALMSDFGAGANIDGKHHFGINWERDASFNRIADLRNIVEGDPSPCGKGTLEIKRGIEVGHIFQLGTKYSEAMNATVLDENGKAVTMAMGCYGLGVSRVVAAAIEQNHDDRGIIWPESIAPFQIAIVGLKIEKSEAVREAAENLYRELTEAGYEVLLDDRKASPGVKFADMELIGIPHRVVLSDRGLANGQVEYKYRRAADREDVALSEISDFLKERMA